One genomic window of Quercus lobata isolate SW786 chromosome 9, ValleyOak3.0 Primary Assembly, whole genome shotgun sequence includes the following:
- the LOC115959054 gene encoding cyclin-dependent kinase inhibitor 5-like isoform X3 produces MGKYMKKSKEGEVAVVMEVSSIGICTRRRAKSLLAAQKPKPKSKSDSSSLSYLQLRSRRLHKPPPLLLTTTTTPSSTKPKPHTISISNSTLFDSSSFGDNYLDFDASPRESRESTPCSLIRDADSIGITPGSTTSRTSTETNRRVRNIPTTQEMEEFFARAEQEHQRIFIDKYNFDFVSDLPLPGRYEWVQIIP; encoded by the exons atgggaaaGTATATGAAGAAATCGAAGGAAGGTGAGGTGGCGGTGGTGATGGAGGTGTCCTCCATTGGTATATGTACAAGAAGGAGAGCCAAAAGTTTACTAGCAGCCCAGAAACCCAAACCTAAATCTAAGTCTGActcctcttctctctcctaCCTTCAGCTCCGCAGCCGCCGCCTCCACAAACCACCTCCTTTACTCcttactactactactactccttcttcaacaaaaccaaaaccccaCACCATTTCCATTTCCAATTCCACCCTTTTTGATTCTTCTTCCTTTGGAGATAATTATTTGGACTTCGATGCCAGTCCCAGAGAAAG CAGGGAGAGCACGCCCTGTAGTCTGATAAGGGACGCGGATTCTATAGGAATCACCCCGGGTTCAACGACCAGTCGAACTTCTACTGAAACTAACCGAAGAGTTAGGAACATCCCAACAACACAGGAGATGGAAGAGTTCTTTGCCCGTGCCGAGCAGGAACATCAGAGAATATTTATTGACAA GTACAACTTTGATTTTGTGAGTGATTTGCCCCTCCCAGGACGGTACGAATGGGTGCAGATAATTCCCTAA
- the LOC115959054 gene encoding cyclin-dependent kinase inhibitor 5-like isoform X2 has translation MGKYMKKSKEGEVAVVMEVSSIGICTRRRAKSLLAAQKPKPKSKSDSSSLSYLQLRSRRLHKPPPLLLTTTTTPSSTKPKPHTISISNSTLFDSSSFGDNYLDFDASPRESSRESTPCSLIRDADSIGITPGSTTSRTSTETNRRVRNIPTTQEMEEFFARAEQEHQRIFIDKYNFDFVSDLPLPGRYEWVQIIP, from the exons atgggaaaGTATATGAAGAAATCGAAGGAAGGTGAGGTGGCGGTGGTGATGGAGGTGTCCTCCATTGGTATATGTACAAGAAGGAGAGCCAAAAGTTTACTAGCAGCCCAGAAACCCAAACCTAAATCTAAGTCTGActcctcttctctctcctaCCTTCAGCTCCGCAGCCGCCGCCTCCACAAACCACCTCCTTTACTCcttactactactactactccttcttcaacaaaaccaaaaccccaCACCATTTCCATTTCCAATTCCACCCTTTTTGATTCTTCTTCCTTTGGAGATAATTATTTGGACTTCGATGCCAGTCCCAGAGAAAG CAGCAGGGAGAGCACGCCCTGTAGTCTGATAAGGGACGCGGATTCTATAGGAATCACCCCGGGTTCAACGACCAGTCGAACTTCTACTGAAACTAACCGAAGAGTTAGGAACATCCCAACAACACAGGAGATGGAAGAGTTCTTTGCCCGTGCCGAGCAGGAACATCAGAGAATATTTATTGACAA GTACAACTTTGATTTTGTGAGTGATTTGCCCCTCCCAGGACGGTACGAATGGGTGCAGATAATTCCCTAA
- the LOC115959054 gene encoding cyclin-dependent kinase inhibitor 5-like isoform X1 has translation MGKYMKKSKEGEVAVVMEVSSIGICTRRRAKSLLAAQKPKPKSKSDSSSLSYLQLRSRRLHKPPPLLLTTTTTPSSTKPKPHTISISNSTLFDSSSFGDNYLDFDASPRERSSSRESTPCSLIRDADSIGITPGSTTSRTSTETNRRVRNIPTTQEMEEFFARAEQEHQRIFIDKYNFDFVSDLPLPGRYEWVQIIP, from the exons atgggaaaGTATATGAAGAAATCGAAGGAAGGTGAGGTGGCGGTGGTGATGGAGGTGTCCTCCATTGGTATATGTACAAGAAGGAGAGCCAAAAGTTTACTAGCAGCCCAGAAACCCAAACCTAAATCTAAGTCTGActcctcttctctctcctaCCTTCAGCTCCGCAGCCGCCGCCTCCACAAACCACCTCCTTTACTCcttactactactactactccttcttcaacaaaaccaaaaccccaCACCATTTCCATTTCCAATTCCACCCTTTTTGATTCTTCTTCCTTTGGAGATAATTATTTGGACTTCGATGCCAGTCCCAGAGAAAG GAGTAGCAGCAGGGAGAGCACGCCCTGTAGTCTGATAAGGGACGCGGATTCTATAGGAATCACCCCGGGTTCAACGACCAGTCGAACTTCTACTGAAACTAACCGAAGAGTTAGGAACATCCCAACAACACAGGAGATGGAAGAGTTCTTTGCCCGTGCCGAGCAGGAACATCAGAGAATATTTATTGACAA GTACAACTTTGATTTTGTGAGTGATTTGCCCCTCCCAGGACGGTACGAATGGGTGCAGATAATTCCCTAA